One Sphingomicrobium sp. XHP0239 DNA segment encodes these proteins:
- a CDS encoding DUF1206 domain-containing protein: protein MVSTSELESTGASLENWTRAGYVARGLVYILLGYVAMQSASADSTSDLFKAVEDLPAGTVLLAIIMIGAFGYGLWKIFDAVKNLEGFDDDAKGKAKRFFYVVAGFGYFVMAYLAGKTLFGSGGSGQGTQEAASMAPDWLLYATGAGILVAGLYQFKKGITKEFLAGLAAGTPPFVGYFGQAGHFARGVVFVVSGWFVIQSTGNSDQAKGLAGALQSMRDTGWFFTVLCIGLILFGLFSLVEARYRIIPNEDLRPNR from the coding sequence AAGCCTCGAGAACTGGACCCGCGCGGGATATGTCGCACGCGGACTGGTCTATATCCTGCTCGGCTACGTGGCGATGCAGTCGGCGAGTGCGGATTCCACCTCCGACCTCTTCAAGGCGGTCGAGGACCTGCCCGCAGGCACCGTCCTGCTCGCCATCATCATGATCGGTGCCTTCGGCTACGGCCTGTGGAAGATTTTCGATGCGGTAAAAAATCTCGAAGGCTTCGACGACGATGCCAAGGGGAAGGCCAAACGCTTCTTCTACGTCGTCGCGGGCTTCGGCTATTTCGTGATGGCCTATCTGGCCGGCAAGACCTTGTTCGGTTCCGGCGGTTCCGGACAGGGAACGCAAGAGGCGGCATCGATGGCGCCGGACTGGCTACTGTACGCAACCGGTGCGGGCATTCTGGTCGCAGGCCTCTATCAATTCAAGAAGGGTATCACCAAGGAATTCCTAGCAGGCCTCGCCGCCGGAACGCCGCCTTTCGTGGGCTATTTCGGACAGGCCGGACACTTTGCGCGCGGCGTCGTCTTCGTGGTGTCGGGTTGGTTCGTGATCCAGTCGACCGGCAACAGCGATCAGGCCAAGGGTCTTGCAGGTGCATTGCAGAGCATGCGCGACACCGGCTGGTTCTTCACCGTGCTGTGCATCGGGCTGATCCTGTTCGGTCTCTTCAGCCTGGTCGAGGCGCGCTACCGGATCATTCCCAACGAAGATCTTCGCCCCAACCGCTAA